In Thermococcus camini, a genomic segment contains:
- the uppS gene encoding polyprenyl diphosphate synthase has product MLSRLLSHVPHIIFKPAYDMYEDYLLERVKGGRIPNHVAIIMDGNRRWARKLEKPPWYGHLFGSQKLEEILEWCRELNIRTLTVYAFSTENFKRTPEEVNALMGLFEEKFKELLTDERVHKYGIRVNVLGRKELLPENVRKAAEEAERATRKYSSYTLNIALAYGGRSEIADAVKDIVRDALEGRIKPEDVDEELIKEYLYYPNMPDPDIVIRTGGEERISNFLLYQIAYSELFFVDVYFPEFRKIDFLRIIREYQKRQRRFGR; this is encoded by the coding sequence ATGCTTTCCCGTCTTCTTTCCCACGTTCCCCACATCATTTTCAAGCCCGCCTACGACATGTACGAGGACTACCTCCTAGAGCGGGTTAAGGGAGGCCGCATACCCAACCACGTGGCCATAATAATGGACGGAAACAGGCGCTGGGCCAGGAAGCTCGAGAAGCCGCCATGGTACGGCCACCTCTTTGGCTCCCAAAAGCTCGAGGAGATACTCGAGTGGTGCCGTGAGCTGAATATACGGACGCTCACAGTTTACGCATTCTCCACCGAGAACTTCAAGAGAACGCCCGAGGAAGTGAACGCCCTCATGGGGCTCTTTGAAGAGAAGTTCAAGGAGCTTCTCACAGACGAGAGGGTGCACAAGTACGGCATCCGGGTTAACGTCCTGGGCAGGAAGGAACTCCTGCCAGAGAACGTCAGGAAAGCCGCGGAGGAGGCGGAGAGGGCCACCAGGAAGTACTCCAGCTACACGTTGAACATAGCCCTCGCCTACGGGGGAAGGAGCGAGATAGCCGATGCGGTTAAGGACATCGTGAGGGACGCCCTGGAGGGAAGGATAAAACCGGAGGACGTTGACGAGGAGCTCATAAAGGAGTACCTCTACTACCCGAACATGCCCGACCCCGACATCGTCATAAGAACCGGCGGGGAGGAGAGAATAAGCAACTTCCTCCTGTATCAAATCGCCTACAGCGAGCTTTTCTTCGTCGATGTATATTTCCCGGAGTTCAGAAAGATTGACTTCCTCAGAATAATACGCGAGTATCAAAAGCGCCAGAGGCGCTTTGGGAGGTAG
- a CDS encoding TBP-interacting protein: MEYGELSPRIKRVYAQVRYLDDYHWKISGDRIVGIHKKSNVRVTIDVADNREHAEKLAENGSGDGIRIIAIPDKSVFFVHNGAFILTYRYIKATLADINDHIVWSGFKVVEDGENLIQEDLYEYLGGALINHIKNNMLAGQDYVFWQFYRCEECGKYVDVESLERHLKGHGIKHHEKSEERYEVFEINFRDGKVYDKYGKEVPVKEFSEEARDFLDEILAGSRVAGE, encoded by the coding sequence ATGGAGTACGGTGAACTGAGCCCAAGAATAAAGAGGGTCTACGCTCAGGTGAGATACCTGGATGATTATCACTGGAAAATATCCGGCGACAGGATAGTGGGGATCCACAAGAAGAGCAACGTCAGGGTTACAATAGACGTCGCGGACAACAGGGAGCACGCGGAGAAGCTCGCTGAAAACGGAAGCGGTGACGGGATAAGGATAATCGCTATACCGGATAAGAGCGTCTTTTTTGTACACAATGGGGCGTTCATCCTAACCTACCGCTATATAAAGGCGACTCTCGCCGACATCAACGACCACATCGTGTGGAGCGGCTTCAAGGTCGTCGAGGACGGGGAGAACCTTATCCAGGAGGACCTCTACGAGTACCTCGGAGGGGCTCTCATCAACCATATCAAGAACAACATGCTCGCCGGCCAGGACTACGTCTTCTGGCAGTTCTACAGGTGTGAAGAGTGCGGAAAGTACGTCGATGTCGAGAGCCTTGAGAGGCACCTGAAGGGGCACGGCATCAAGCACCACGAGAAGAGCGAGGAGCGCTATGAGGTCTTTGAGATAAACTTCAGGGACGGCAAGGTCTACGACAAGTACGGTAAGGAGGTTCCTGTGAAGGAATTCAGCGAGGAGGCCAGGGACTTCCTTGATGAAATCCTCGCGGGCAGTAGGGTTGCCGGGGAGTAG